The following DNA comes from Plasmodium coatneyi strain Hackeri chromosome 9, complete sequence.
GAATCCTtgacagaatattctgttccaccACCGTCAAACAGAAGAGGAGGGGCAAACAATAATGGGAGGAAACAacagaatagaaaaaatataagttatggACGTATGTAATGCGTTCCATTAAATGTGATGTCTACGCCCCTCGCAGGGGtgatataaataacaccTCACACAGATTATACAGTATAAGGGCAGAAATGgtattttcactttttcttctttcttttacttttttgttttaacttttttttctttatttccttttttgttgttttgtattgcatgaaagtgtttacatgttcatgtgtaatgaatataagccgggaaaaaaaaaaaattttcttccccactttattgtgacttgtttggtaaaagttcttctttattgaagaattaaaaaaaatgcctattcattttgttacaaaaattttgacttgatagatatttttttgttttttaaaatacttgAAAACTTTTTCGAAAGGAGGTCggcaccttccttttttttttttttttttgttccgcgcccctttttgggagtattctttctttccttatgtgcttattaaaacttacaaatggaaggaaagaaaaaatagtaacGAAATATGTATGCGCACCACCTTACCAGAttggtaaaggaaaaaaaaaaaattttacaaacgGAATAATGGCGGAATGGAATGAATGgacgaatggaaaaatgcCAAAGCGGACAAGCAAACATtcgaaataggaaaaaaaaaaaaaaacaagaaaaaaggaacatagCAAACACTACTGTGTcaaagcaaaaagggggtgccccccaaaaaaaggtgttgcggaaaaagaaaaaaaaaagtgacacaCTTAGcaccatatatattttgttggCGTACCCCCCCCCAAATGTATGAACCACACATTAAAAGTGAACCGTCACATTCACAACATTTGCCCCTTCACCGCGGTTTGTGTCATGAACGCAAGgccttccaaaaaaattgggaaaattaAAGGATCGAACAGATAATGTGTGcccctttaaaaaagtaaaaaaaatatatatatacgtagtGTAATGCAAACGGttgaactctttttttttttcttctttttttggcaaatCGGAGAATTAGCTTTAGtaaaatattcatgtatcTTAAGTGGTAGTCACCATACAGTCCGTCAGTCAGTCAGCCAATCAGGTAGTCATATCTTTATTTAAAGGAAACGTAAGAAACAAGCATCgtccaaaatgaacaaactggTAAGtcaaaaagaggaggagtaaaaatgtgtaaagaTTGAGTACTCATTTGTACCTTCTTGTGTTTACCTCAAAATGCgctttttactttccttcgTTAGTTCACGACCGTTTTGGCCATATTTGTTTTACTGCAAAGGAGTTGTATTAAGGCGGAGAAGCATGAAATCACTCATAAGGTATGAACAAAgtgtgtgtgcgtgtgtcTGGGAGAATAGTGACGCACGCTTCCTTTCCAATGGCGTGTTATCCCTTATCGTTTGGGTACACTTGATCAGGCGACGTGGTACTAGTGGGAACATAATGGGGGCCCTTTGGAGACAACATCGCTTTTGTTTAAcccgttcatattttttttgccatacAGAGCCTGTTTTTGGATGAAcggttcatattttttttttttttgttaacaaCTGTACCGTTTAGCCTACCTGCATACAATTTTCAGCTAGCCACTCCGTTTTTACCAAacctgttcatatatatattttttttcatttcacatGAACTAAgctgaacaggaaaaaatagcttgaagaaaaaaaaaaaaaaaaaaaacaggcgTAAGCTAACATAAAACTTGGGCCCATTTTAAAGAATAAATCGAAACCATTCATTTCCTCTATAAGTCGTTGTGTTGTACTTGTTTATATCCCTATAAAATGGAATGTCTCCTTGTGTGGgaaattttctcatttgcaACTTCATAAGAGGAAGGATATAATTCATCGCAGCGAACGAGAAGCGGCCGGGCAgaaaaatgcgcaaaaagtgagcaaaaaaaaaaaaaaaacagcaaaaaaattagcatgTGAAAAAATCACGCGCATGGCACTTTTCACCTTttaaacaattttatttccGCAATTAAGAGGGAAATCCTTTTCACACAACTTGCAGCTTTTTCACCTGCTAATATATTCTTCTATACTGGCAAACGCGCACAAGGAACTCGAACTCCCCGCACGtgcctcccctttttgacgacaaaatatttaaaaaaatggccgCGTGCCAAACACATGCAAGCAAGCAATTATAaacaatatacacatgtgtggTTTATAAGTACGCACACAATAGATCACATTAATGAGACCATTTGGAACttatttcctccattttgttgtGCTTAATtaatgtgcatgtatatgttcatatttacGTACACTgtgtaattatatatatatgctctttttttttttttttcccctcacgTGTGCCAATAAATTAATCCAAAATTACGCGaatattttaatttccctTGATTTATGGTAAAGAGAATTCCCCTTCTTGCAACGAAGCATGCTTGCCTTTGTTTTGGTCCTCATCAATtcatgaatatattttcatGGACACCTGCTTACACGTCCCTCATAGTCCGCCCTCCTCTTACACACCATAAAATACCGTAAAAGTACTGATTTAACCGCAAAGGCGAAGCACAACCCCTTCTTCTCGCAACAAATGCAGCCCGCGCGGTTACGCTTACGCTGTCACATGGTTGCATGATTGTTAATGCTTCCCACCTCATGACCACGGGCTTTGTGCCgccgatatatatatagagagaaAAACCGAGTGCATACATCCCGCGTCCGGTGTTATTTCCCCGCGCAATATCACCAAATTAACGTCCGATTTCCAAGATGAGCAACATCCACACCCTAGCGGAGTACAGGGACGACTACGGGGAAAACCTCCCCTTCAACAGAAGTAAGAGAAGGGGGCGCACATACGTGGCCTGCAGTGCACACATTGTTCTCGTCCGTGATCGTGTGGAATTGCCGCCTTCCCTGCACTACGTCCaccatacatatgtacgcacCAAAACATAGagacatttttcctttaccccTACAAGCACCAGAGTACTATCAGTCCCAGAGTAGCTTCATACAAAGATCGAAACCCATTGATGTAGTTAACCTCATATTTCCGCACTTCACCTGGAGAAGCTTTATCATGGCTGTGTCCATCATACAAATAATTGTTTTTATAATATCCATTAGTATAAAGCCCGCCGATTTTTTGACTCCCTCTGGTAAGTGGCGCGCAAGAGGGTATACGATCCGCGAGGAAAGAGAGGGGACATGCCCCatagagggggaaaaacttTCTCCCAGGATAAAAATCTGACAAAGTGTGCGCTCTGAGAAAGAGGCCCATATTGGGatgacaaaaaaggaaaaaaaaataataataaaataatgatgATCAAATGAAGGAACCCCTCATAagtttgtatttttatttccttttttctgtagACTCCTTCCTGATAACCCTAGGAGCGAATGTGGCTTCCAGGATAAAGCAAGGCGAAATCCACAGATTGGTTCTTCCCATATTTTTGCATGCGAACATatttcacacattttttaatgtgtTTTTCCAGTTAAGAATGGGATTTACGTTGGAGAAAAATTACGGCATTGTGAAGGTCATGATTCTTTATTTCTTGACAGGCATATATGGAAACATGTTATCCTCCTGTGTTACTTACTGCCCTATCAAAGTTGGCGCGAGCACCTCTGGCATGGGCCTACTGGGCGTTGTAACATCTGAATTAATACTACTGTGGCATGTTATTAGACATAGAGAGAGAGTCGTTTTTAACataatctttttttctttaatttcttttttttactattttacATTTAACGGGTCAAATATTGATCATGTTGGCCATTTGGGAGGATTGCTCTCAGGTAAGTTTATAGCTCACCCTATTTATGGGACACTTCAAGAGAAGGGGGGCTAACCCCACAGCTAATGCGTTATTTCGCGTAGGATGTGTCGCTTTCAAGTGGGATTACCCTCTCCTGTGTACATGTTTATGTGAACACGCATCCCTCCCCCGCAGATGCGCAGCTTGTACACATATAGACCccttatttatatatatatttttattcttccctccccGCAGGCATATCCATGGGCATACTCTACAACagccaaatggaaaacaagCCGTCTTGGTACGACCACATGAAGATGGCTTCCTATGCTTGCTTAGCTCTATTAGCCATCGTCCCTCCGATTGTTTTGTTTACCGTGCCGCGCACCTGCTAATTGGGTTCCGTCGATTTGAATCATTTGTGAagcatgcatgtatatatgtacgtacacaCGCGCA
Coding sequences within:
- a CDS encoding Rhomboid-like protein, whose amino-acid sequence is MSNIHTLAEYRDDYGENLPFNRKYYQSQSSFIQRSKPIDVVNLIFPHFTWRSFIMAVSIIQIIVFIISISIKPADFLTPSDSFLITLGANVASRIKQGEIHRLVLPIFLHANIFHTFFNVFFQLRMGFTLEKNYGIVKVMILYFLTGIYGNMLSSCVTYCPIKVGASTSGMGLLGVVTSELILLWHVIRHRERVVFNIIFFSLISFFYYFTFNGSNIDHVGHLGGLLSGISMGILYNSQMENKPSWYDHMKMASYACLALLAIVPPIVLEDLYFLNQHSFSAKA